The nucleotide sequence CTGGGAACGATGACCACCGGCCGCTGCAAAACGGGGGGCACCCGTAGATGACTGGAGCGTGGACGGTGCGGCGAATCGATGTGCTTCAACCGGCATAACACAGGGCTACAACCGGCAAGAGTTTTTGCTGGGACCGGCGAAGTTTTTTTTGTTGCATCGAAGAACGGCGGAAGCTGCTGCCATGAAAAAAGCTGGAACTGGCTACAGGAAAAGTTACAACCAGCAaacaaaaaagcttcaaccattgtCATGGTGACCACGAGCTACATCGACAGTGACCACAAGCTGCACATTTGCTGGAAGCGGCATCATGGGGTGCTGCAACCGGTGGTGGCAGAAGCGTCCACTGGCCATGTGAAAGCTGCAACTACAACCAGAGGGAAAGCACGACCAGTGATCGGAATTGCTACAACCGGTGACCGGGGTGGGCGAGAAGAAGATGCTACAATATTTGTTTTGCTGGAAGCGGTGATGAGAAAAACTTCAAGCGGCAACGAGAAAAGTTTCAACCATAGACTACAGAAGGTATAACTTATGAACGGCGATGAAAAGCTACAACTGTCGGTGACAAAAGCTACAACCGGCCATGAAGAAAGCTTCAACCATTCATGTCTCAGCACTGACCTAACAATTTTTCGCTTGGACTAATGAGCTTTTTTTTGCTGCATGCGTTTAATGGAGCAGGACGGTGACGAGCCATGGAGTGCGTTGGACGACCGCAGCGACGTGCGCCGCGAGCTTGATGGAGGGTGCTGCGACCGGGGCGGCGTGGAGCAACGAGCTCGCCCGACGGCATAGTGCTAGCTCGGCGAGGGCCACGAAGCGCTAGAACTAGATTCGGGGGCGCGATGGAGCCTAAGCGTGCGGCGCCGATGAGCGCGCACTACATGCTGGAAATAGGCAGCGGCGAAGCGCACAAGCCCGGATATGCAGTGGTTTGACGAGGTCGTGggcagttttctttttctttttctgcgaAGCACTTGTATTACGAGGATGACGCCAGAATCCCATGGCCCACATGACTCGTATCGCGCGGCTGCCAGgcgaccggccgaaactttcggccggcgcgccggcgcctattGCTGCCCTTACAAATatgcactggtggaaaaagggcctttggtcgcggttcgcaactgccattagtcgcggttgcgcaaccgcgaccgaacgggcgcgactaaaggccccccctttagtcgcggttgcttaagaaccgcgactaaaggcccgtccacgtgggcgccaggtggccgtcggggcggaggacctttagtcgcggttcttctagccaaccgcgactaaaggccgccgcaggtttagggttttagcccccccccccttaaacctattttctgtttaatttgtattgttttattttttttgtgctttattttaattttgaaggagtttcatatattctacggtactacatacatgcatatgaatgtacaatttcaaataaatttgaaattagaaccaaaaagaattcaagaggaatatacaatatatattcaatatcatcggatgaccatatNNNNNNNNNNTCAAAAAaatgaatcataaaatgttcatggatacaaaaacattgtgattttgcaaaaaaaaaggttttcaaaaaatgttgatgattttgtggaaaaaacaggaataaaaacatattgtgtattcaaaaaatgtttagggatttcagaatagttcacgtatttaattttttcactgattcatgacatattcgtgaatttaaaaattattcgtgtatttcaaaaaattgattttattagacacaaaaaaattcatcaaaacaaaaaaatattaatgaa is from Triticum aestivum cultivar Chinese Spring chromosome 1B, IWGSC CS RefSeq v2.1, whole genome shotgun sequence and encodes:
- the LOC123133717 gene encoding uncharacterized protein — translated: MCFNRHNTGLQPARVFAGTGEVFFVASKNGGSCCHEKSWNWLQEKLQPANKKASTIVMVTTSYIDSDHKLHICWKRHHGVLQPVVAEASTGHVKAATTTRGKARPVIGIATTGDRGGREEDATIFVLLEAVMRKTSSGNEKSFNHRLQKDGDEPWSALDDRSDVRRELDGGCCDRGGVEQRARPTA